The nucleotide sequence GGACTCAGCTGACTTGGAAGGGATGGTGCAGAGAAAGTGTCAATTGTAACATCAAGAAAGGAAATTCACAATAAGAAATTGACTGTGGGAAAGCTCATGCATGGCAGAGTTCTAGGCTTAAGGAATCTGAACGAGGCATTACACCAAGGAGAAGTCTGAGGAAGCAGCAAGACAAGCAAGAGAGGGATATCcaaaaggggaaagaaggaatgTCATGAGAGATGCCAGTTGGGAAAGACTGCAAAGGGTTTGTAAATACAAGTGAGGAATTCAAATCTAACAGAGAAGCCAAAGGAGAGGACAAGGATCAGAATGATATAGCCAGAGAAGCAAGAAACAACCCAAGTGCCATTTTTTAATACACCAGAGAAATGAACGgtgaaaacagaagacaaaccAAGTCATGGAGATCAATGTGAAAATTTGGAGTGAGAACAGAGAAGGGAGGATGAGTTTCCatgagaaaatacaggaaaaaacccagcaactcTTGGAAAGGACCTAAATAcgaaaaaagaaagagcaagaagTGGTATGTGGGGAGCTACCTGGGGTCAACATAGGGCAGAAGTTGTGAAGGACTAGGAAACAAACAGCAGCTTCACTTCCACAAACTGTGTGTGATGGCAGCTAGGAAGACAAGAACAGATGTAAGATGGAAGAGACaggaagacaggctgaaagcAACAGTAGAGATTGAAAATACCTAATGAGAATAGTTCTCATTTTTTGttccttgaaaaataaaaatacattcaagCTAAAGTGGGAAATTTCTCACTCTTCCTCATCCCCCAACTCTTCCAATCCAATATTCCCAACTAACCTGGCATTTGAAACTCTTCAAATACTCGGCCCCCACCTGATCTTCTCGCTCAAACCCCGGTGCTTTCTTGTAGCTGCCAGCTGCTGTTACTGAGTCTGGAGGAAAACCAATGGTCTCCAAGCTGTGTGGCTTTCCAATGGCACCAGGAGGAGACCCACATATATTAGATGGGCTTCCGAGGCTGCTGTTCCTACAAAGAATCTAATAGAAGGAATAAGAGTCAGCAAAGCACATCCAGCAGCAATAACTCAAAGAGGAGAGGAATCCCCCAGAAGAGCTCATTCACTTCACTGTTTGTGCATCAATTTATACTGACAGTCAACACAAACTTGCAACCTTCCAacaaatagtaattaaaaaccaggaaaaaaactaGTAGATACTGGATTCATACAGTCCCACAATTATGGTTTTATTGTCATTACTTTGTACTGGAGTTCAATCTTGTAAGAACCAACCTACAGATCTTGTGACATCTATTCTTTCTGAGGCCTCAGATGCAATTGATCAAGTTTCCAAAGCTGACCACGACTCCCTTTGCATTCCTTAAGCTACAGTGGATCCTGTCTGCACTTTGAGCAGTAGTGTGAAACCTGGGAAGTTGCTATGGCAGTCAGAACAACCAAGAATATCTGAGCTACATGTCATATTGtctcttttgctttccagttgGAAATCTGAAAGTTTTAATGCAGGCACAAGCAAAATATCAAGAGCTGCATTAAAAACCTCAAGGATTTCCAACAGTTCCATTCTTGGGACTATAACCAGGGACCACAACCACATGCAACAAGGCTAGTTTTGCACTTGTAGATAAAGACACAGACAGCAGCAAAAGAGATTGTGATGAGTCTTAGAGACAGTGCCTACATGGATCACTGCAGATACACCATTTCTCTGGGACAAGAAATCACTTGCCTGCCCTAGCAAGCATTTAGACAGCTACTGCTACCACAGATTCAAATGTGGCACAGTCTGGGCTGGCATGAGAAAGAAGGAGCATCCTAcaatgttttgattttgtttttatacaGATTCTGCTGTCCATGCTTCCCTACAGTTGCAAAGATACTACTCACTGTGGTGGAGGTGGGGCTAGTTGGCAGAGTTCCTGATTTATTCCACACCTACAGtacaaatacaaaacagaaCAGGCCATGTGAGGCTAGCTGCTACAGGGACCTTCTTCTCTGATTAATTCATCATGTAAAACGATCACCAGCAAAACCATATTTGTTTGCAAGCTACATGCAGATGTCCTGTGGAGTGATGAAGTCACAGAAAGACATGTGTTGCCATTTGGCATATATCCAAAGATTAGGAAAGACTGTTTAAATTGACTGAGAGCTTGAGATAAAGGACCTGAACAGTCTATTAAGTGGCAGATATCTTCAATTTCATTGCAGTTTTCAGAGAATTTAGATGACACAATGAaggaggtttggttttttactgcTTTCCACAGTGCTATTTAGTGAGAGAAAATATTATATCCAGACTTTTCAAAATCTCTTTGTAAATTCTAGCTGCAATCAAATTCAGGAGAGTTATGAACTGTTAGGTTGGCTAATAAACTGTTAGGCTGACTAATACAATCAAACTATCAGCTTCTCTTTTCAAAGAgggagaataaaataaaacagaagtcCTAAGTGAGTTCACCTCATTCGGACCAGTTTCAAATGAGTTAAGCTTATGTCACTTTATCTTCTCAAAACCTCAACCAACCATGTGAAAAGGTTACAGACCTTATCAACAGTAGTATAAACAGGAAAGAtttaaacaccaaaaaaaaaaaaaaatctcagcaaaaATGAAGTAGCCCAGCATTCCATCAGCTGCATATCTGCCTGTGTGTATTTGTTCAATGTTTAAAGATCTCCCTTCTTGCATGTATCACTAGAAGTACTACCAACCATCTGGGGCATTACTCAAATGTATCAGAGTAGAAGTGTCTACAGAAGTAGGAGAGGGAAGGAATCAACAATATCCTATAATGTAACAATATGCACAGGTTAAGCCTCCGAGATTACATATGTAAACAAACTTGATTGTAGTTATGTATTTTAATGGCTCACAGCCTTTAATTAGAGTACTTGGAAACTAAGCCCAATATGTACCTCCAGAGAGGAAGGAGTTGCACTTCATGTGTGGATGTATTCCACTTTCCTGAAAGTACATCAGCAAATTGCACAGAAAGGAAGGCTTGGAAATTTTATAGGTGAGAGGACAATGCTGAATGGTATGCTCCAAACAGATCCCTCTAAAAAATGTGGAGCTGAGATCTAGAAGGAAAACACCATCTCTTTTGGATACTTAAGATTTCTCTTCTTGGGAGAAAGAAGAACAACGACCCAGAGAAACCCAGATTTATAAAATATGGACAAGGCTTCCCCACAGTGCTACATACATTGCTAAGGTCTGGGGCATGTGGACTGGAGGGGCTGACTGGAACAGAATCACCAGCTGCTGATGGCATATACATCACAGGGCCTGTCTGTGTTGGGCTAGACACAGCTGAGGATTGCTGTAAATCTTCACTAAGTGCAGgctctgaaagaaataaaagcacacaGAATGTTACTCAAAGCTGCACAATTGCAGTGAAGCACAAGAATATCTAGATATTCTCAAGAGAAGAAATATTCCACAAGCATCTACTTATAAGCACAGAAGCAAGGAGAAATCTTGTCTGGCAAAAGGCTACTACTTATCTAATATTCTGTGCTGCTCTTTAGTCCATTAAAGCTGCTCCAAAATTATCTTTCCTGCATGAATTGTGTTATTCATTCAATTGTCTTGAACTAAGCAGAGCTTCCCTCATTGCTAGGCACAAAATTGATGGGTGCATTATAATTAGCTGAGGGAGGTAAGTTCCCATCTGCACTCAGTACAAAACATTGCCCAAAAAAAGTCATGTACATGGAAAGGCATACACAGAAAGAAAGTGTCATTGGATTAGAAGGtaaagcagagatgctgtggatTTGTAGTATTTACATCTAACACAACTCAGCATCTTTACGAAAACTGTAACTGACTCTACAGCTCCATAGAAATCTTTAAAGTTTTAACACATTTCTTGCCAACAATCAGCATAACTCATGCTAAGACCAGAGATAATGGACTCCTATTATTAGCTGAACTAGGCCCTCAGTGTTCACCTTGCTAAGAAAGGCCTAAAAGATAACAAGTCCATAAGGCAGCACAAGAAATAACAAGGCTGAAATGACCAAAGTGCCAGAGAATGTTACTCTGATTTCAAGTAGTATAGTACCAAGCACAGTCATCTTATTAGTAATATGGCTTCTCctaaaaaaccataaaatactAAGTTATATACAAGGGAGTTTGCTAAACACTGTTTATCAAGATTTCATTCTCTCTTAAGCTTGATGGATCATACTGTCATTGCACTCCTGTGTTTTGGGCCCTTAATGGCCAACAGCTCTATCTTGGCCAAGGCTTCCTATGAAAGGAACTCCATAACCTGTAAGGAACTTACTCACAATTCCTTGACAAAGGCAGCAGTTACTAATTCTACCATTTacaaaggaaaatcaaataACAAAGCAGCTTGCTCAAGGCCATGTAGTGAGTCAGTATCAGAGCCAGTCTACTGACTTCTGAGTAACCTGCTCTCATTGCTGCAAATTCAACAGTGTGACTGAAGTGCTCTGAGTAGGAGCCATGGGACCATCTATCTATGAATATTAGTTCCCACCTGAACTCCCACAAAACAGCATCACTACTTTACAGATGATGGAAGTGTGGTTTTAAAGAATTCTCCATAGATCAGGGAGCTATGGAGAGGAGGGTttgaggaaaagcagacaaaaaacctgcatatttttcttctccagcctgactTTAAAGACTTAAACTCTAAGCAAAAGCTCATAAAGagtaaaatagtaaaatttaaaaatggatcAAAATATTATCTAAAAAAGCTATCCTCAGCTTTTTAAACTACAACTTTGCAACTTAGCTAGGTACAGTTCATCCACatacagaagagcagcagctttctcttGTTTCTGTCCTCCTAAACTGGCATACAGAGAACTGAGCCAGTGAGAGGGAGATACTCGAAGAGGGAGTGCAGTGAGAGCTAAGGGCTGAGTCCTACAGACTTAAATGATGCCTTCAGCTCTGCCAACACCTCTCACATGTGCACAGGTTTATAGAAATTACTAATGTTAATACTTGGTTTCTGAAAACCCTTCACAGAAGATCAAGTGTAGCAGCCCTAGAGTTTAAACTATCTATTTTGGCCAGAAACTCTCCATGAAAGATGAGAGAAGCAGCCCACATACGTTCTACGTGTGCAAAGGCACAGAAGGGTCCTCGGGGACAGCTGCCAGACTGCTGCATATCATTGCATTTGGTGGATTTGTAGATCTaaagatagggaaaaaaaagagaaaaaaagaaaaaacccacagatatgaacaggaaaaaaaacaagtgaccAGCCCAGGTACAAAAATACTACACAGAAACTTGACAGCAAGAATATAAGGCGCAAAGGCCAGCAGAGTTCAGGGTGACCATCCCAAGTGCTTTGcttcaaagaaaggaaaacccaCTATAGTTACAGAAACACCAAGATATGCCCATCACAACTCAAGCTCACCCAAAGATAAACCCACCACATGTCAGCTCACCCAGAGATCCCCATTTTCCACAAAGTCCCTCAAGTCTCACTGGAAGCTCCATGAATATTACAAATGGTAAAAGGTAAGAAACAGCTGACAGATGACAGCACAGAAAGTTGCAGCCACATGTTTGCAAGGAAAATAACAAACCATTGACAATGATGGTAGGAAATGGACtattccccttccccccagttTGACAGGCGGTGACAATGGTTACCGTGCTGATACAGGCCCAGCAAAGCTTTTCAACACTGTAACATGAAGCAGACTAGGAGAAGGACTTAATTACACTTTCTGTAAGGATACTGGGATGCTCTGGGCATGCTCACAACTAAGAGCTTGGTGTTTTTAAGCCCCAGTCTGTGGTTATCTATGGCTTAATGGGATCATTATCAACCAAGAACTTTTTCTTAAGGAAACAGATGCTCACGGGCAAACCCACATCACATTTTGAAAAGGATTCCCATACATGAGACTGCTCTTATGCTGGAGTTTTCCCCTAAGTTTCTTACCTCCTCCCATAATATTGACCTAACAAAAACGCACCCGTCAAGCATCTGAATTTCAGCTTACTTCCAACGTGCAGTTTTCGGTACCCCAGGACCACACCACAAGCAGCCCACATATTCTCCCAGCTGGCATGTTAATTTACTTCATAAGACCGgaacagttttgcttttctagtCAGGTGCCAAACAGAGTGAGCAGGTTACTGTACCTCTGGGTGGAACTGCTGTTCTGTGCGAGTGTGGCAGTATTGGCATGAGTCTCCATTTTCACACTTACTGGGATCTCCCCACTCGTCTCCATGTTTCACACTGGGACATGGTGAAGATCTGTGTAAATAAGGTAGCAGGAGATTGCATCAGACTCAAGCATGCTTtgagctttgctttttccatcaGGAGGCAGGTTTGGCTAGCTGCTGTTGtcccattcccccccccccctcaactGCTATTGcctcttcttccatttctgattTCCCAATGAAAGAAACATGGCTTAACTCTCCTTCTGAAACCAAACACAACCTGATCCAACATAACAATACTGGCAGCTGATGTGATTAGTGTCAGGAATGCTGGGTCTGGTTTCTGTTTTGGAACTGTAAATTCATAGAAAGCTAATAAGTTAATTGGCTAAACCTAAAACACATAATACCCTTACAGGGGTGTGTTTCCAGGGTTCTAGTACGGCCACGTGGAAAAGAGGCTGAGTCAGGTCGCTGTGGAAAAGGCAAGtccattttatttctccctgCTCGTAACAGTTCTTTTTCCGGGTTCTGAATTTTTATGGTGACCTACTTCCCCTGCTCTTTATGCTCTTAACCATCCCCTCAAACaacagcagagggaagcagatagcagcagcagatgcctgTCTGAAAGGCAGCCACATCAGCTGGGGGTGGGGAAAGCAACACAGAAGTGACTGGAGATCAGGACAGCTTTCAGCTCTTCCCAAAGGGCCCAGGCAGGGGCATAAAGCACATAGCTGCTGTCTGAAGACTGCCTTAGTGTTTCTGTTTCCCCTGAAAATATTGGAATTAAtgttcctttgattttttttcttttaatgcgGGATTTTCAGTGCCAATTCAAAAATTTCTGTGAACGTTGCGGGTGGGGAAGGGAAGTGAGAACATCCATGGTATTTTCTCTTCTGGCTTCCTGGTCTGCTCTTTatgtttttcaaaaaggaaCTAAGGAAAAGCCCCACTGAGACCACAACAAAAGCTCTTTTGTGTTGGAGGAAATGAGGGCCTATAACATGGATGAAACACGTTCAGGGGGATACAGCATGCTGAAAAATCCAGCAACAGCTGAGTGGCAAGAACACCCGGGTGCCTCAAAAGCACAGTCTGCAGCAGCTGGTTAGGAATGCGTCTCCACTGGTCACACCATGCCTCACAACCCCCATCAGCAGGCACACTCAACAAGCAGCCTGTTGATTCTGAATCCTTGaccatgaaaatgtttttctgtcagTCTGTTCCTAGATGGAGATTAAGACTGTTTCCTTTTGCCTGCACTTCTTTCTAAAGCCAGAATGTATATGATAAAAAGCAGCCAGACAGGTTCTGTTTGCTATAAAATCAGTCTTGTAGCATGATCTACCAAGGCATTTTTAGAGATGCTGGTTCCTATATACAGCAAAACTCCTGTCTGATTTGTTATCCTTCTCCGAGGCAGAAAAAACAGTCCAACACTTCTGTCAGTACAGGCCTTGGAgacacactgaaaaattatCTCGAGGACAAAATCCTAGATTCTTCATTACAGATTTCTACCTCACCACTCATCTGGGAAACAGAGTATCCAGGACCACAGTACctgtatttatgttttcttgGGCTTCTTCTTCTGTCTTTGCTATTGTGGTAGTAGGGACAGGCATAACCCTGGCGACAGAGACGGGGGGGTTTCTTACACtgctctgtcttgtaatttcCCAACACATATGTTGTATCTGCAAAAGAAGCCATAATTTAGTGGGAGATGACCATGAACTATATTTACTATTCAAAAAAATTTGACCGGAGTGGGCACTCCATAAACACCAGACTTTCCCAGACCCTAAGTTACACTCACCTTGCCACCTTGGCTCCTCGCTGAGTATTTTCTCTATCATAGCGTGGCTAGCAGCAACTGCAGACTGACCCTCTATGCCACCTTCTGATGTAGTCTGACCATTCTGCAAAGCCTCCATCGCCTGCAGTTCCCTTTATGGACAGAGTTAAATGAACATACAGACAGAGCAGATGAAGAGATGGATAAAACCATATAAAAACTGACACACTGGCGCATGGTAACCACTCTTAAGTGGGTGTATTTCATCCATGCCTTTTTTTGTCAGAACATCTTTAGTCAAACGACAACTACAATACATGTTCTTCATTCCCTGGGAATTCCAAATGCATTATTTTGGGCCCCTCATCACACTCCAAACCACAGCATAACTAGTTTAAAGTAGTGCACTCCCTTCCCCCATTTTAAGCATCCTCCCTGGAGATTGTGTAGGGTTGCCTTATTAGGAAGGGATACATCATCATCACTCCAACACTAACCACTTCATGCTGAAGTAGCATTGTCCTTCAAACATGTGACTTTCCATTTGGGTAGGGAAATTACCGTTTTCTCACAGAACCCAAACCTGTACCAACCTAATGTCGTACACCGGAGAGCGAAGGTCATGGGGCCCGTGCGCAAACGCGCAGTGGACTCCATTCTTCGTGCAGTTTCCCTTGGAGTCTGTCTCATGAATGCAGATTCCAGTTTTGTAGTAGCGCAAGTGATACCTCCTCTCTGTGTCTCCAGTAGTTCTATGCAAGTAGGGACACCTGAGGTACAGAAGAGCAGACAAAGTTTAGTCACACAGGATGATGGACTCAGAGCTACCAGGATGCTGCACCAGGACGCTGACACCACCTTTGCCAACTCCGCCTCTTCTCTTACACTGTGCCCTCCAGCACTACGCAGAAACACCAAAATTGTCACTACACAGTCGTTAAGTTTCCCTCCCAAAAAGAAAACCGGACTATTAAGCCAATAGCAGCTTCTTATTCTAGTACAGAGACTGCCAGGGATCTGGAAAAAAGCAAGGTGTTCAGATATACCAGTTGTGATTGAAGGGACATCACATGGCACATACCATTTCCTCACCAGCCCATCTAGACTTTGTGCTGTTACTGTTTCCTGCTGTGATAGTCTATCTATAGCCAGATGCATCCTTTATGCAGAGCATGGGACAAGAAAAGAGAATTACAACACTACTATTTTAATTTAGGTTTTGTGTTTCCTCTTaagcaggcagaaaaagaataatctaCACTGAGAAATAAAGAACAAGATAGAATAAGTGAAGTTTAGATATTGCAGCATcaagctaaaaaagaaaaatcaaaaaagacttctaagattGCATCAGCTTTTGTTCACTGAGTTTGAGCCAGATATCAACCAGTCATCTTGAAGCCAAAGCCCACAAAAATTGTATTTCCAGTCCCTTCCAGTTCTCTTCTAACAAGGAAGAAAGTATAGAAACTGAGGCTTCAGGTTGGTAGAATATTCCATTCTACTGTAGTCACAAGATCTTTACTTaatcaggtaaaaaaaatttctgttttcccaataaatagcatttttctgtgtttatactGGCACCATGAATAGGAACTGAAATTCCATCTTTCTATAGCACTTCCTATATTTGATCACAGTTTGGCTACACTGTTTATTCTTCCATATCTGTCACATGGCTGGTTATATATTACAGGGTTAACCCTCTAAATGCTGGAGACTGCTACTGCATAGCAGAAACAGTTGCATCCCTGCTCCATTTAAACTGATGTCAGTCATGGGGAGAGACAACCCAATAAAACAAACTCTTCCTCATGTTCCTTCATTGTGTGTACTTATTTGCCTGCTGGCTTCTTACAAGTTAAGGAAGACAAAATACATGGGCAAGTAACCAGGCAGTCTAGAGGACGAagctcctcttctttttcaatCTGTTAAAAACTAAGCTACCCTGCTGATGAGCAAGAGCTGTTACTTGACAGTCAGACACTTTGGGAGCAGAGCCTTTCAGAGCCAGTTGTCAGCAAGCTGTTTTTCccacctcagctctgctgaagatGCCAATGCTCCCAAGGACAGGAAACAATGCATGAGCTGAGTTCCCATCTAAGTCACCCTTAGTATCATTTCTGCAACAGGCCTACGTTGCCATTACAGTTTTTACATCTGTTCTCATGTTACGTGTGTTACAAAGCTGCTTTACTGCCAACTTGCCTCATCTCTACAAGAACTGGCTGGAATCATCACCCCTGGGACTGATCCCAAAAGCCTAATGCCTGAAAAGCAGGGTGCAGCCTTTACTTACTCATCTCCTTCTGGGCAGATTCCTGTGGTCTCGTCATACTTGGTACAGTAAATGTCAGGGCTGTAGTTAAATGTCCCATCTCGGCGGCGGATGGACCTGCGACGGCGCTGGTTTACAAAGTGCCAGTGGAAACAAGTGTAGGGCCGGTGCTGAGTGCACTTGTGCTGCACAAAAAGAGGGCACTGCTCTGTGCGGAATTCCTTCAGGTAACTGCAGGCAGAAATCCAACAGGAGGAGATTAGGACCAGGATGGTTGCAGAAGCAACATCCAACCACCACCTCGCAGGGTCCAGGCCAACCCCAGCTTGCATCCATCACAGAGATGCCCACTGGCCTTCCCACACGCTCCCCAGATTTTGCTCTCAGTAATGGAGGCTGGAAGCTGATGGTTGCCTGCAAGGGGTAGATTTCAGTTACCAGACCAGTTAACACAAACAGGAATGCTAAGAAAGCTGAAACCACTTTCACCTTTTGCTATCAATTTGAAGAGGCTTTTCAAGATCTTAGAAAACAGctggtgagaaaaaaaagaactcctAAGTACCTTTCTATTTCTATCTCAAAATCTCAGATCTACCTGGACAAAAAGGAGTTTCCTTCCTATatgttcagttttaaaaaacaacaactcataaataatatatattttcattgtAGACATGTTTAAAGTTCCAAGTTACTCAGACAGAAAGATTTGTAAAGGACTCTTTCATGCCCTGTCCTCCTGGCTTAACTCTGCTTCTTCGGTACATGATCAactatgaaattaaaattaattaatttctctcctGCGATCTTGTGAATTCAGGACTCAGTCTTGAAAAGTGGCATAACTATACTCaaactgttgtttttatttaaattttaatatgtAATTCTCTGGAagtatgtggggttttttatccCGAGAACTAAAGAAGTCACAAGCTTTTTATTTGTGACACTAATAACAGTCTCTAAACCCAGATTGTAGAGGATTACAAAATGGTTTAGATCAACATAATGATCTGACTGTGATCTCTGTGTAGGTGCTTACAAAATCCACACTGCCTGAAACCTACCAGCTGCCCCGTATTTATAAGAAACATATGATGAGTTCAAGAATCTCAGACCCAAATCCCACCAGGTTTGGTCTCGGACACCTCGAAGAACAACACAAAGTCTGGAGCATTCTGGTCTCTTATGTTTAGAGGTCAGTTTAAACAGCGAGTAACAAAATCTGCTGTTCAAAACAAAACTACCAGCATTCTGCTGGAAGCAACAGGATAATGCAACAGCAGATGTGGATTCATTTTAAACTGTACAAGTACTCTGAGCCAGGGAAACAAAGTATAGGAATTTGTCAAGTATTCATTCCCATATCAGACCATCTTTCTATTGTGTTTCTAAATATATGGAAAGATGTCTGATGCCCAAAGTTGTATCTGCAGATAATATCATCATGCTAGCTTCAATCTGAAAGCAACATCTGTAAATAAagcctcctttcctcttcaaCCCCATCTGAAGAGAAATCCTCAGGAAAACGCATGAACTCAACCAACGTGGTTTTATTCGTTTGCTGTGAAGAGAGTATCACTGGCAAGAGTTTTCCTACATTGGATTTTGCAAGCATGAAAGGataaaatctctcctcttcaacTTCCAAATATACGTGAGACCTGCAGGTTCCActgcttcagagctgctggggcCTGGAGAGCCTCTGCAGTCACTGTGAGCCCTTTTCCACCCCAGTCCATCTGTCCCCTGCGAAACAATGTGGCTGGAACAGTATCTGCACTGGGGCCCAAGGCTTAATATCAGAAAAACCACAGCCAGAGTGCAGAAACAGAGCTGTTTCGAGTAGGTGAGGGCAAACAACATCgctttgttctttttcacttttaaaaagacGGCTCTGTTCAAACGGAGATCCCTATTCCAACCACAGCAGCAATTCAGCTGAAAAACCAATGCCACAATAAAATGAATCCATTCTTGAAAACCTTTCTAAGCTGTTGGACCAAGTACAGTTGTAAAAGGTGGAATTCCACAGATTATCTTATCAGCACGCTAATGAGACTTAGAACAAAAGTGACTGTAACAACATTTATGTTAGAAAGTGAGTAAAGCAAACTTTAGCAGCATGATACTTTGACTGCTGTTCACAGATGCTGCACAGTGATCAAGCAGTCCCTTCCACCCACACATCTCCACGTACACAAACCTTAGAGACATGAGATTTATGTTACTTCCATTTTATATACAGACAAACTGCAGAAGAGCTATGGCTGTGTGCCCTGCCAGTATCACCCAGCAACTGGAGCTAGTGACAAACCAAGAGGATTTAAACTCCTTCACTGTCAATGAAGTGAGTCCTGAGCTTAATTTGAGGGACAGCATCCTGAACATTTTCAACAGTTTGGAAActaaggagagagagaagaccTAAACAACCTGGGTCTCCAGCCCCACACTCTGGACTTGTAGTGATAGACATGCACAAAACGCTGTTAAAAACACTAGAATTTAACAACTGCACAATGAACTGAGCTGAACCAGCTTTCCtttagcagaattttaaaatgtacacaCTGACTAGGGATTTTGGCCTCTGGAGTGGCAATTGTTGCTGAAgagcatttgaaaattaattgcatttcaTGATTGGCTAAACTCCctggagaaatatttattataatgtAAATGAGAGATAATTACATAAGCAAATGGTTCACCTGGAAAGTGTTTAACACCTAACTTGCTTCATTAGAAAATCATTCTTTAATGCTGTCTATTAAAAGGATATCTCATTCTTAATTTCAAAGCAAGTCCTGCCAACAGGTACCACTGAGTTCCACACAAAGCATTAACTGTGCATGATCACCTCTGCAACAGACCCAACAGATGAACAATTGTTGTTGCATTAACTCAGTCATTTCAAGCCTTTCAGTCacttttgtttgggttttcctttttttttttttttttttcccctccagcctctacagcattttaaattatccTCCTCTACAATAGCCTGAATGGTAAATTGCCTTATAGCCCTGTATTTTCTTGATCCATGAAGTGAGTTTTGGCTCCTCTGGGAGAAGGCAGACCACTCAACCAGCcactttgtattaaaatatacGGAAGGCATTTCAACCACATGTGTTTTGGGAACACAGAAAGGATACACACACCACACTACTGGTATGTGATgtctcagaaaacagaaagctaTTAATATTTCAGTAGCCTGTTTGCAAAAGGCTctaaagagaaacacagaaaacaccagCATAACAGATCCTTCTACTGTTAATTGTCTCTataatttttctctcagaaCAGCCAAGAAAACGAATTTTTTGAGCAATCCTTGAAACTGGAAACAAGTTGATAAATGGTATGCATTTCACAGTGTGTCAGCCAAATGCTGTGTCTGTACAGGAAGAGGAAATCCAGCAATGATAACTTGCATTTCTCAACCCTCAGGAAACTCTACAG is from Calypte anna isolate BGI_N300 chromosome 18, bCalAnn1_v1.p, whole genome shotgun sequence and encodes:
- the UNK gene encoding RING finger protein unkempt homolog isoform X4, yielding MSPTQSYLKEFRTEQCPLFVQHKCTQHRPYTCFHWHFVNQRRRRSIRRRDGTFNYSPDIYCTKYDETTGICPEGDECPYLHRTTGDTERRYHLRYYKTGICIHETDSKGNCTKNGVHCAFAHGPHDLRSPVYDIRELQAMEALQNGQTTSEGGIEGQSAVAASHAMIEKILSEEPRWQDTTYVLGNYKTEQCKKPPRLCRQGYACPYYHNSKDRRRSPRKHKYRSSPCPSVKHGDEWGDPSKCENGDSCQYCHTRTEQQFHPEIYKSTKCNDMQQSGSCPRGPFCAFAHVEQPALSEDLQQSSAVSSPTQTGPVMYMPSAAGDSVPVSPSSPHAPDLSNVWNKSGTLPTSPTSTTILCRNSSLGSPSNICGSPPGAIGKPHSLETIGFPPDSVTAAGSYKKAPGFEREDQVGAEYLKSFKCQQAKMKSHSLEHRSQDQPLLQPKQDILGILPVGSPLTSSISSSITSSLAATPPSPAGTSSIPGMNANALPFYPTSDTVESVIESALDDLDLNEFGVAALEKTFDSSTVPHTSGIMIGGSLLQSSAPVNIPGSLGSSASFHSASPSPPVSLSSHFLHQPQGHLSQSENTFLGTSASHGSLGLNGMNSSIWEHFASGSFSPSTSPAFLSGPGAAELARLRQELDEANGTIKQWEESWKQAKQACDAWKKEAEEANDRANTANMECELARDQREALELQVKELQEELERIHTGQDPQFLRSFSDLETLSLSSLYTLQKQLRANLEKVDKAVFQMQSVKCLKCQEENRVVLPCQHAVLCETCAEEGECPICHPNRPLSLQS
- the UNK gene encoding RING finger protein unkempt homolog isoform X7 — encoded protein: MSKGPVASGSAAAGPANAASALQAQPEKPQHYTYLKEFRTEQCPLFVQHKCTQHRPYTCFHWHFVNQRRRRSIRRRDGTFNYSPDIYCTKYDETTGICPEGDECPYLHRTTGDTERRYHLRYYKTGICIHETDSKGNCTKNGVHCAFAHGPHDLRSPVYDIRELQAMEALQNGQTTSEGGIEGQSAVAASHAMIEKILSEEPRWQDTTYVLGNYKTEQCKKPPRLCRQGYACPYYHNSKDRRRSPRKHKYRSSPCPSVKHGDEWGDPSKCENGDSCQYCHTRTEQQFHPEIYKSTKCNDMQQSGSCPRGPFCAFAHVEQPALSEDLQQSSAVSSPTQTGPVMYMPSAAGDSVPVSPSSPHAPDLSNVWNKSGTLPTSPTSTTILCRNSSLGSPSNICGSPPGAIGKPHSLETIGFPPDSVTAAGSYKKAPGFEREDQVGAEYLKSFKCQQAKMKSHSLEHRSQDQPLLQPKQDILGILPVGSPLTSSISSSITSSLAATPPSPAGTSSIPGMNANALPFYPTSDTVESVIGGSLLQSSAPVNIPGSLGSSASFHSASPSPPVSLSSHFLHQPQGHLSQSENTFLGTSASHGSLGLNGMNSSIWEHFASGSFSPSTSPAFLSGPGAAELARLRQELDEANGTIKQWEESWKQAKQACDAWKKEAEEANDRANTANMECELARDQREALELQVKELQEELERIHTGQDPQFLRSFSDLETLSLSSLYTLQKQLRANLEKVDKAVFQMQSVKCLKCQEENRVVLPCQHAVLCETCAEEGECPICHPNRPLSLQS